In Deinococcus sp. HSC-46F16, the following are encoded in one genomic region:
- the trpD gene encoding anthranilate phosphoribosyltransferase, which translates to MTAATDPRTLHLRLMNGEALSQTEAAAFMREVMEGSVSGVRLAAALAALRVRGETPEEIAGFAQAMRENAVHVQVEPRDVLLDVVGTGGDGAHTFNISTTTAFVVAAAGVPVAKHGNRAASSRAGSADVLESLGVNLDAPPEVVADGINRLGIGFMFARNYHPALRHAAPVRAELAARTVFNILGPLSNPAGATHLVVGVYRPELTRTLAEVLRLLGAKGATVVYGDGLDEFTVCGPNTVSGLREGEVIDRVVSAAETGVTEHPRAAIVGGTPAENAEITRALLTGGGTPAQRDIVALNAGAALRTAGRVASIREGVAQAREVMASGAAWDLLQRYAAHTRR; encoded by the coding sequence ATGACTGCCGCCACCGACCCCCGCACCCTGCACCTGCGGCTGATGAACGGCGAGGCGCTCTCGCAGACCGAGGCCGCCGCCTTCATGCGCGAGGTGATGGAGGGGAGCGTCAGTGGGGTGCGCCTCGCCGCCGCCCTGGCCGCCCTGCGCGTGCGTGGCGAGACGCCGGAGGAGATCGCGGGCTTCGCGCAAGCGATGCGGGAGAATGCCGTCCATGTGCAGGTCGAGCCGCGCGACGTGCTCCTCGACGTGGTGGGCACGGGCGGCGACGGTGCCCACACCTTCAACATCAGCACGACGACCGCCTTCGTGGTGGCCGCCGCCGGAGTACCCGTCGCCAAGCACGGCAACCGCGCCGCGAGCAGCCGCGCCGGGAGTGCGGACGTGCTCGAATCGCTGGGGGTCAACCTCGACGCCCCGCCGGAGGTCGTTGCGGACGGCATCAACCGCCTGGGCATCGGCTTCATGTTTGCCCGCAACTACCACCCGGCCCTGCGGCACGCCGCGCCCGTCCGTGCTGAACTCGCCGCCCGCACTGTCTTCAACATCCTGGGGCCGCTCTCCAACCCGGCCGGGGCCACCCACCTCGTCGTGGGGGTCTACCGCCCGGAACTGACGCGTACGCTGGCCGAGGTGCTGCGGCTGCTGGGCGCGAAGGGGGCTACTGTCGTCTACGGCGACGGCCTCGACGAGTTCACGGTCTGCGGCCCCAACACGGTGTCGGGGTTGCGGGAGGGCGAGGTGATCGACCGGGTGGTGTCTGCCGCCGAGACGGGCGTGACTGAGCATCCCCGCGCGGCCATCGTGGGCGGCACTCCCGCCGAGAACGCCGAGATCACCCGCGCCCTGCTGACGGGGGGCGGCACCCCGGCCCAGCGCGACATCGTGGCGCTGAACGCGGGCGCAGCGCTGAGGACCGCCGGACGAGTCGCCAGCATCCGCGAAGGAGTAGCTCAGGCCCGCGAGGTCATGGCGAGCGGCGCGGCCTGGGACCTACTCCAGCGGTACGCGGCGCACACGCGGCGGTAG
- the dxs gene encoding 1-deoxy-D-xylulose-5-phosphate synthase — MSEPLTPLLDRIHSPDDLKTLSREELPQLSEELRGEIVRVCSVGGLHLASSLGATDLIVALHYVLQSPRDRILFDVGHQAYAHKMLTGRRHRMPTLKKEGGLSGFTKVSESEHDAITVGHASTSLANALGMALARDAQGQDYRVAAVIGDGSLTGGMALAALNTIGDLGRRMLIVLNDNEMSISENVGALNKFMRGLQVQKWFQEGEGAGKKAVEALSKPLADLMSRAKSSTRHFFDPASVNPFAAMGLRYVGPVDGHNVQELAWLLERLVDLDGPTLLHVVTKKGKGLSYAEADPIFWHGPAKFDPATGEYAPSSAYSWSSAFGDAVTELAAQDPRTFVITPAMREGSGLVRYSQVHPHRYLDVGIAEDVAVTTAAGMALQGMRPVVAIYSSFLQRAYDQVLHDVALENLNVTFAIDRAGIVGADGATHNGVFDLSYLRSIPNVRIGLPRDAAELRGMLKYAQEHPGPFAIRYPRGNTERVPEGTWPELEWGTWERVQAGDDVVILAGGKALEYAVKAAAGLPGVGVVNARFVKPLDGATLREVAGKARALITVEDNTVVGGFGSAVLEALGEMGLRVPVRVLGIPDEFQDHATVESVHARAGMDTAAIRTVLAELGVDVPLEV; from the coding sequence ATGTCTGAACCGCTGACGCCCCTCCTCGACCGCATCCACAGCCCGGACGACCTCAAGACGCTGAGCCGCGAGGAGTTGCCGCAGCTTTCCGAGGAACTGCGCGGCGAGATCGTGCGGGTCTGCTCGGTGGGCGGGCTGCACCTCGCGTCCTCGCTGGGGGCCACTGACCTGATCGTGGCGCTGCACTACGTGCTGCAAAGCCCCCGTGACCGCATCCTCTTCGACGTGGGGCACCAGGCCTACGCGCACAAGATGCTGACCGGGCGCCGTCACCGGATGCCCACCCTGAAAAAGGAGGGCGGCCTCAGCGGCTTTACCAAGGTCAGCGAGTCCGAGCACGACGCGATCACGGTGGGGCACGCCAGTACCAGCCTCGCCAACGCGCTGGGCATGGCGCTGGCCCGCGACGCGCAGGGGCAGGACTACCGGGTGGCGGCCGTGATCGGGGACGGCAGCCTCACGGGCGGAATGGCCCTCGCCGCGCTGAACACCATCGGGGACCTGGGACGGCGCATGCTGATCGTTCTGAACGACAACGAGATGAGCATCTCGGAGAACGTCGGGGCACTGAACAAGTTCATGCGCGGCCTTCAGGTGCAGAAGTGGTTCCAAGAGGGCGAAGGCGCGGGTAAGAAGGCGGTGGAGGCCCTCAGCAAGCCACTGGCCGACCTGATGAGCCGTGCCAAGAGCAGCACCCGGCATTTCTTCGACCCCGCGAGCGTGAACCCCTTTGCGGCGATGGGTCTGCGCTACGTCGGCCCGGTGGACGGGCACAACGTGCAGGAATTGGCCTGGCTGCTCGAACGGCTGGTGGACCTCGACGGGCCGACCCTGCTGCACGTGGTCACCAAGAAGGGCAAGGGCCTGAGCTACGCCGAGGCCGATCCCATCTTCTGGCATGGCCCGGCCAAGTTCGACCCGGCGACCGGGGAATACGCCCCCAGTAGCGCCTATTCGTGGAGCAGCGCCTTCGGGGACGCGGTGACCGAGCTGGCCGCGCAGGACCCCCGCACCTTCGTGATCACCCCCGCCATGCGCGAGGGCAGCGGGCTGGTGCGCTACAGCCAGGTGCACCCGCACCGCTACCTTGACGTGGGCATCGCGGAGGACGTGGCCGTGACCACCGCCGCTGGAATGGCCCTTCAGGGGATGCGGCCCGTCGTGGCGATCTACTCCAGCTTCCTGCAACGGGCCTACGATCAGGTGCTGCACGACGTGGCGCTGGAGAACCTCAACGTGACCTTCGCCATCGACCGGGCGGGCATCGTGGGGGCCGATGGGGCCACCCACAACGGCGTCTTTGACCTGAGCTACCTGCGCTCGATTCCGAACGTCCGCATCGGGCTGCCCAGGGACGCCGCCGAACTGCGCGGCATGCTGAAGTACGCGCAGGAGCACCCCGGCCCCTTTGCCATCCGCTACCCGCGCGGCAACACGGAGCGCGTGCCGGAGGGCACCTGGCCCGAACTGGAGTGGGGCACCTGGGAACGCGTGCAGGCCGGAGACGACGTGGTCATTCTGGCCGGGGGCAAGGCGCTGGAGTACGCGGTCAAGGCGGCAGCGGGCTTGCCCGGCGTGGGCGTGGTGAACGCCCGCTTCGTCAAGCCGCTGGACGGGGCGACGCTGCGCGAGGTGGCGGGGAAAGCCCGGGCGCTGATCACGGTGGAGGACAACACGGTCGTGGGCGGCTTCGGGAGCGCGGTGCTGGAGGCCCTGGGTGAAATGGGCCTGCGGGTGCCCGTGCGGGTGCTGGGCATCCCCGACGAGTTTCAGGACCACGCGACAGTGGAGAGCGTCCACGCCCGCGCCGGAATGGACACGGCCGCGATCCGCACCGTGCTGGCCGAACTCGGCGTGGATGTGCCGCTGGAGGTGTAG
- a CDS encoding aldose epimerase family protein, producing the protein MHQHQPVGSVGERGWGRTPQGEAVTLYELRLPGGIEASLTNYGGVLVRLLTPDRDGRLGDIVLGYDTPEPYFDRATASFFGALIGRYGNRIAGGRFSLDGRTYQLARNNGSNALHGGERGFDQRLWHAEASVGPEGPRVVFTRVSPAGEEGYPGTLTVRVTYTLRPEGALQIDYEATTDAPTVLNLTNHSYWNLSGEAQRDILGHELTLDADHFTPVDATLIPTGERRAVAGTAFDFREARPIGARVDTADEQLRFAGGYDHNFVLRGGAGPAANLYDPISGRRLTVHTDQPGMQFYSGNFLDGSLVGKRGQRYGHRWAVCLETQHFPDSPNQPDFPSTVLRPGERFTSRTVYSFSAE; encoded by the coding sequence ATGCACCAGCATCAGCCAGTCGGGAGCGTGGGGGAGCGCGGGTGGGGCCGCACCCCCCAGGGCGAGGCAGTCACCCTTTACGAGTTGCGTCTGCCGGGTGGGATAGAGGCCAGCCTGACCAACTACGGCGGGGTGCTCGTGCGCCTGCTCACCCCCGACCGCGACGGGAGGCTGGGCGACATCGTGCTGGGGTACGACACGCCGGAACCGTATTTCGACCGGGCCACCGCCTCCTTTTTCGGGGCCTTGATCGGGCGCTATGGCAACCGCATCGCCGGGGGCCGCTTCAGCCTGGACGGGCGGACGTATCAGCTCGCCCGCAACAACGGCTCCAACGCCCTGCACGGCGGCGAGCGCGGCTTCGACCAGCGGCTGTGGCACGCCGAGGCGTCGGTGGGGCCGGAGGGTCCCCGCGTCGTCTTCACCCGCGTCAGCCCCGCCGGCGAGGAAGGCTATCCCGGCACTCTCACCGTGCGGGTGACGTACACCCTGCGGCCAGAGGGTGCTCTCCAGATCGACTACGAGGCGACGACAGACGCGCCCACTGTCCTCAACCTCACCAACCACAGTTACTGGAATCTGTCGGGCGAAGCCCAGCGGGACATCCTGGGCCACGAACTGACTTTGGACGCCGACCACTTCACCCCGGTAGACGCGACGCTGATTCCCACGGGCGAGCGCCGGGCGGTGGCGGGCACGGCGTTCGACTTCCGCGAGGCCCGGCCCATCGGCGCACGGGTGGACACGGCCGACGAGCAACTGCGCTTCGCGGGGGGCTACGACCACAACTTCGTGCTGCGTGGGGGCGCGGGTCCGGCGGCCAATCTGTACGACCCGATTAGCGGGCGGCGGCTCACCGTCCACACCGATCAGCCCGGAATGCAGTTCTACAGCGGCAACTTTCTGGACGGCTCGCTCGTCGGCAAGAGGGGGCAGCGCTATGGCCACCGCTGGGCGGTGTGCCTGGAAACCCAGCACTTTCCCGACTCGCCCAACCAGCCGGACTTTCCCTCCACGGTGCTGCGGCCCGGCGAACGCTTCACGTCGCGCACGGTGTACAGCTTCTCCGCCGAATAA
- the tilS gene encoding tRNA lysidine(34) synthetase TilS, with the protein MGVSGGADSVALLRALVLAGAQPVVAHLDHGLREGSAQDAAWVEALAGQLGVPCHGTRVEVGAVAARRGWNVEDAARRVRHEFLSRTAKAVGASAILIAHTRRDQAETVLMGLLRGEAVLSGIPPVRGRVHRPWLDVPRADVEAFLRSLGQAWREDPTNADLTRTRAWLRGEVIPLLIARFPGLEGALARLARLSREDDAALDDLAARLTEHAPRTRQPAAVLRRHVARALEGAGFSYHAEHVEALAAALGAGETAHVTLPGDRDVTATGGRLHLRPLAWPVPDFPPPPGWTLRTRQPSDRMRLPGGTRKLSDVLTDAKVPRAERDRVPLLAVGGKVQWVGLHPPRWAVGAREAAGVAPAPDPLHTAMGEALALAEEAAGHGEVPVGAVVLGPDGAVVGRGRNTSREHGDMTRHAELGALRGATRTLGTPYLTACTLVVTLEPCPMCLGAALEARVGRVVYGAVNPKAGALGGVSDVLAHHWGHRPEVTGGVRAGEAARLLRQSFQAVRRRGQEDGGP; encoded by the coding sequence ATGGGCGTCTCGGGTGGAGCGGACAGCGTGGCCCTCCTGCGGGCGCTGGTGCTGGCGGGGGCACAGCCCGTCGTCGCCCACCTCGACCACGGCCTCCGGGAAGGGTCGGCCCAGGACGCCGCGTGGGTGGAGGCGCTGGCAGGGCAGCTTGGGGTGCCCTGCCACGGCACGCGGGTGGAGGTGGGCGCGGTCGCCGCCCGGCGCGGCTGGAACGTGGAGGACGCCGCCCGCCGGGTCCGCCACGAGTTCCTCTCGCGGACGGCGAAGGCGGTGGGGGCTTCCGCCATCCTGATCGCCCACACCCGCCGCGACCAGGCCGAAACGGTGCTGATGGGCCTTTTGCGAGGCGAGGCGGTGCTGAGCGGCATTCCTCCCGTGCGGGGCCGCGTCCACCGCCCCTGGCTGGACGTGCCCCGCGCCGATGTGGAAGCCTTCCTGCGCTCGCTGGGCCAGGCCTGGCGCGAGGACCCCACCAATGCCGACCTCACCCGGACGCGGGCGTGGCTGCGCGGCGAGGTTATACCTCTGCTCATCGCCCGCTTTCCCGGCCTGGAGGGTGCCCTGGCCCGCCTCGCCCGCCTGTCCCGCGAGGACGATGCGGCACTGGACGACCTCGCCGCTCGCCTGACCGAGCACGCGCCCCGAACCCGGCAGCCCGCCGCCGTGCTGCGCCGCCACGTGGCGCGGGCGTTGGAGGGGGCGGGCTTTTCCTACCACGCCGAGCACGTGGAGGCGCTCGCCGCCGCGTTGGGGGCGGGGGAGACCGCCCACGTCACCCTGCCGGGAGACCGGGACGTGACCGCGACGGGGGGGCGGCTGCACCTGCGCCCGCTGGCGTGGCCCGTCCCCGACTTCCCGCCCCCACCCGGCTGGACCCTGCGCACCCGGCAGCCCAGTGACCGGATGCGTCTGCCCGGAGGTACCCGCAAACTCAGCGACGTGCTCACCGACGCGAAGGTGCCCCGCGCCGAGAGGGACCGCGTGCCGCTGCTGGCGGTGGGCGGAAAGGTGCAGTGGGTCGGCCTCCATCCTCCCCGGTGGGCGGTGGGAGCGCGGGAGGCAGCGGGCGTGGCCCCGGCCCCGGACCCCCTTCATACGGCGATGGGCGAGGCCCTCGCGCTGGCAGAGGAAGCGGCGGGGCACGGCGAAGTCCCGGTGGGCGCGGTCGTGCTGGGGCCGGACGGCGCGGTGGTCGGCCGGGGCCGCAACACCAGCCGCGAGCATGGCGACATGACCCGCCATGCCGAGCTGGGGGCGCTGCGCGGGGCGACCCGGACCCTGGGGACGCCCTACCTCACGGCCTGCACCCTCGTCGTGACGCTGGAGCCGTGCCCAATGTGTCTGGGGGCGGCGTTGGAGGCGCGGGTGGGCCGCGTCGTGTACGGCGCCGTCAACCCGAAAGCCGGGGCGCTGGGCGGCGTCAGCGACGTGCTGGCCCACCACTGGGGCCACCGCCCGGAGGTGACGGGCGGCGTGCGGGCAGGGGAGGCGGCGCGGCTCTTGCGGCAGAGTTTCCAGGCCGTGCGGCGGCGTGGGCAGGAAGACGGCGGCCCCTGA
- a CDS encoding peroxiredoxin, with amino-acid sequence MSPRVGQPAPDFDTRSDDGQPVRLADLRGRWVVLYFYPRASTPGCSVEAQRFEAALPEFERLNAAVIGVSTDTEARQAKFRESCDLSFPLIPDGDRTLCRAYGVMGGLGGLMGLAGRQTFLIDPEGKVAHHWRTVNPASHAADVVRYLRQTA; translated from the coding sequence ATGTCTCCCCGCGTCGGCCAGCCCGCTCCCGACTTCGACACCCGCAGCGACGACGGCCAGCCCGTCCGCCTCGCGGACCTGCGGGGCCGCTGGGTCGTGCTGTACTTTTACCCCCGCGCGAGCACGCCCGGCTGCTCGGTGGAAGCGCAGCGCTTCGAGGCGGCCCTGCCGGAGTTCGAGCGCCTGAACGCTGCCGTCATCGGCGTGAGCACCGACACGGAAGCGCGGCAGGCCAAGTTCCGCGAGAGTTGCGACCTCTCCTTCCCCCTGATTCCCGACGGCGACCGCACCCTGTGCCGGGCCTACGGGGTGATGGGCGGCCTCGGCGGGCTGATGGGGCTGGCCGGGCGGCAGACCTTCCTGATCGACCCCGAGGGCAAGGTCGCCCACCACTGGCGCACGGTGAACCCGGCGAGCCACGCGGCGGACGTGGTGCGCTACCTGCGGCAGACGGCGTAG
- a CDS encoding Lrp/AsnC family transcriptional regulator: MKQHGGPLDPLDHRILEELQTDSRLSMRELGRRVGLSAPAVTERVRRLEDAGVILGYGIRVATGPLGRAITAFIGVQDSGRNDPALIRWAKKHDGVLECHSVTGDNSCILKVAVPDVAALEGLLGELIGMGFTCATSIVLSTPLEGKVLLPPA, from the coding sequence ATGAAGCAGCACGGCGGCCCGCTTGATCCCCTTGATCACCGCATCCTTGAAGAACTGCAGACCGACTCGCGCCTGAGCATGCGCGAACTCGGCCGCCGGGTGGGGCTCTCGGCCCCGGCAGTGACCGAGCGGGTACGGCGGCTGGAGGACGCGGGCGTGATTCTGGGCTACGGCATCCGGGTCGCCACGGGGCCACTGGGCCGGGCGATCACCGCCTTTATCGGCGTGCAAGACAGCGGGCGCAACGATCCCGCGCTGATCCGCTGGGCCAAGAAACACGACGGGGTGTTGGAATGTCACTCGGTCACGGGCGACAACTCCTGCATCCTGAAGGTCGCCGTGCCCGACGTGGCCGCGCTGGAAGGGCTGCTGGGCGAACTGATCGGGATGGGCTTTACCTGCGCGACCTCCATCGTGCTGAGCACGCCGCTGGAGGGCAAGGTGCTGCTGCCGCCCGCCTGA
- a CDS encoding Panacea domain-containing protein yields the protein MTLTDSPLKIADPMRTGYAAEVVANAFLDLAHAEGRSLTQMQLHKLVYIAHGWTLALLGRPLIYNTVHAWQYGPIVRRLWDHWGGRGRAPIAEPLAVSPGEPDLSGDPAALEVIRSVWVTYGQMSGEELSRLTHLEGSPWRQVFGHATDLIPNEVTREYYTALARSA from the coding sequence ATGACCCTGACGGACTCACCGCTCAAAATCGCTGACCCGATGCGCACCGGCTACGCCGCCGAGGTCGTGGCGAACGCTTTTCTCGACCTCGCGCACGCCGAGGGGCGCAGCCTCACGCAGATGCAGCTTCACAAGCTGGTGTACATCGCGCATGGGTGGACGCTCGCGCTGCTGGGGCGGCCGCTGATCTACAACACGGTGCATGCCTGGCAGTACGGCCCCATCGTGCGGCGGCTGTGGGACCACTGGGGCGGGCGGGGCCGGGCACCCATCGCGGAGCCGCTGGCCGTCTCGCCGGGTGAACCGGACCTGAGCGGCGACCCCGCTGCACTGGAGGTCATCCGCAGCGTGTGGGTCACCTATGGCCAGATGAGCGGGGAGGAACTCTCGCGCCTGACCCACCTGGAGGGCAGCCCCTGGCGGCAGGTGTTCGGCCACGCGACCGACCTGATTCCCAACGAGGTCACCCGCGAGTACTACACCGCCCTGGCCCGCAGCGCCTGA
- a CDS encoding acetyl ornithine aminotransferase family protein — translation MTTATQPRQPLLKTALPGPQTKAIMERDSQHLSTSYMRPYPFVPDHGEGVWLTDVDGNTMLDFFAGIAVSTTGHAHPHVVQAVQEQITKFAHVCLTDYPQEITTSLAERLVAHIERPGEKWRVFFGNSGAEAVEAAVKLARNHTGRTHIISTLGSFHGRTYGAITLTGSKTKYKRGFGPLLPNVSHVPYPNPFRPPLGSTPETCGQAVLDHIETLFSTVIPADEVAAIIIEPMQGEGGYIVPPADFLPGLRALCDKHGIMLIFDEVQAGMGRSGKMFSFQHFDVQPDIVTLAKGIASGLPISAMLAKESVMTWPVGSHGSTFGGNPVAAAAAHATLDLLEGVVTHPGCGGSLMDNAREVGGYILGELRKMQAEFPFLGDVRGEGLFIGLEFVKPDGSPDGKLRDRASMAMFEKGLLNLDCGEAVIRISPPLILTREEAETGLKIMREALAAL, via the coding sequence ATGACCACCGCCACCCAGCCCCGCCAGCCCCTCCTCAAAACCGCCCTCCCCGGCCCCCAGACGAAGGCCATCATGGAGCGCGATTCCCAGCACCTCTCCACCTCCTACATGCGCCCCTACCCCTTCGTGCCCGACCACGGCGAGGGCGTGTGGCTCACCGACGTGGACGGCAACACCATGCTCGACTTCTTCGCGGGCATCGCGGTGAGCACGACCGGGCACGCGCACCCGCACGTGGTGCAGGCCGTGCAGGAGCAGATCACCAAGTTCGCCCACGTCTGCCTGACCGATTACCCGCAGGAGATCACCACCAGCCTCGCCGAGCGCCTTGTCGCGCACATTGAGCGGCCCGGCGAGAAGTGGCGCGTCTTCTTCGGCAACTCCGGCGCGGAGGCGGTCGAGGCGGCAGTCAAGCTCGCCCGCAACCACACCGGACGCACCCACATCATCTCGACCCTGGGCAGCTTCCACGGCCGTACCTACGGGGCGATCACGCTGACGGGCTCCAAGACGAAGTACAAGCGCGGCTTCGGCCCGCTGCTGCCCAATGTCAGCCACGTGCCCTACCCCAACCCCTTCCGCCCGCCGCTGGGGAGCACGCCCGAAACCTGCGGGCAGGCCGTCCTCGACCACATCGAGACGCTGTTCAGCACCGTCATCCCCGCTGACGAGGTCGCGGCGATCATCATCGAGCCCATGCAGGGCGAGGGCGGGTACATCGTGCCGCCCGCCGATTTCCTGCCGGGGCTGCGGGCGCTGTGCGACAAGCACGGGATCATGTTGATCTTCGACGAGGTGCAGGCCGGGATGGGCCGCTCCGGGAAGATGTTTTCCTTCCAGCACTTCGACGTGCAGCCCGACATCGTGACGCTCGCCAAGGGCATCGCCTCGGGCCTGCCCATCTCCGCGATGCTGGCGAAGGAATCGGTCATGACGTGGCCCGTCGGCTCGCACGGCTCGACCTTCGGCGGCAACCCGGTCGCGGCGGCGGCGGCGCACGCCACCCTCGACCTGCTCGAGGGCGTGGTGACGCATCCCGGCTGCGGCGGGAGTCTGATGGACAACGCCCGCGAGGTCGGCGGCTACATCCTGGGCGAACTGCGGAAGATGCAGGCTGAGTTTCCGTTTCTGGGCGACGTGCGCGGCGAGGGCCTCTTTATCGGGCTGGAATTTGTGAAGCCCGACGGCAGCCCCGACGGCAAGTTGCGTGACCGGGCCAGCATGGCGATGTTCGAGAAGGGCCTGCTGAACCTCGACTGCGGTGAGGCCGTCATCCGCATCAGCCCACCCCTGATCCTGACCCGCGAGGAAGCGGAGACGGGGCTGAAGATCATGCGGGAGGCGCTGGCCGCTCTGTAA
- a CDS encoding DUF72 domain-containing protein — protein sequence MSAPPPPPGRLFVGTSGWTYRHWRGEFYPAGLVQRRELAYLAERLTSVEINGSFYSLQRPDTYARWGAEVPPGFVFAVKGGRFVTHMKKLRGVRGPLANFFASGVLRLGEGLGPVLWQLPEQVRFDPEVLEAFLALLPRMTGEAARLAAEHDERLTGRAWTEAGEDRPLRHALEVRHPSFLTPEVPALLRQYGVALVVADAAGHFPLVEEVTADFVYVRLHGSRELYRSGYDPAEIAAWAERVRAWREGGEPPDARRLTDLPLPRHPRDVYVYFDNDIGAHAPRDALALASALGVTWPEGT from the coding sequence GTGTCCGCCCCCCCGCCTCCGCCCGGCCGCCTCTTTGTCGGCACCTCCGGCTGGACCTACCGCCATTGGCGGGGCGAGTTCTACCCGGCGGGGCTGGTGCAGCGGCGCGAGCTGGCCTACCTCGCCGAGCGGCTGACCAGCGTGGAGATCAACGGTTCCTTCTACTCGTTGCAGCGCCCCGACACATACGCCCGCTGGGGGGCCGAGGTGCCGCCCGGCTTCGTCTTCGCCGTGAAGGGTGGCCGTTTCGTCACCCATATGAAAAAGCTGCGCGGGGTGCGCGGCCCGCTCGCCAACTTCTTCGCGTCGGGGGTGTTGCGACTGGGCGAGGGATTGGGGCCGGTGCTGTGGCAGTTGCCCGAACAGGTGCGCTTCGACCCGGAAGTGCTGGAAGCGTTCCTGGCCCTGCTGCCTCGCATGACCGGGGAAGCCGCCCGCCTCGCCGCCGAGCACGACGAGCGGCTGACGGGCCGGGCGTGGACTGAGGCGGGGGAGGACCGGCCCCTGCGGCACGCGCTGGAGGTGCGGCATCCGAGTTTCCTCACGCCCGAGGTGCCTGCGCTGCTGCGCCAGTACGGGGTCGCCCTCGTCGTCGCGGACGCGGCGGGGCACTTTCCGCTGGTGGAGGAAGTGACCGCCGACTTCGTGTACGTGCGGCTGCACGGCTCACGCGAGCTGTACCGCAGTGGTTACGACCCCGCCGAGATCGCCGCCTGGGCCGAACGGGTGCGGGCGTGGCGGGAAGGCGGGGAGCCGCCAGATGCCCGCCGCCTGACCGACCTCCCCCTACCCCGGCACCCCCGCGACGTGTACGTCTATTTCGACAACGACATCGGCGCCCATGCCCCGCGTGACGCCCTCGCGCTGGCCTCGGCGCTGGGGGTGACGTGGCCGGAGGGGACGTGA
- the ablA gene encoding lysine 2,3-aminomutase — protein MPTPMTLHPQATVRSQQMLPRNHRALKWADVPDEQWYDWKWQLKNRINSVEELEEVIRLTESERAGASAKGIFRLDITPYFASLMDPEDPTCPVRRQVIPTHHELEPFTAMMEDSLAEDKHSPVPGLVHRYPDRVLMLVTTQCASYCRYCTRSRIVGDPSETFNPAEYEAQLNYLRNTPQVRDVLLSGGDPLTLAPKVLGRLLSELRKIEHIEIIRIGTRVPVFMPMRVTQELCDVLAENHPLWMNIHVNHPKEITPEVADACDRLTRAGVPLGNQSVLLRGVNDHPVIMQKLLRELVKIRVRPYYIYQCDLVHGAGHLRTTVSKGLEIMESLRGHTSGYSVPTYVVDAPGGGGKIPVAPNYVLSHSPEKLILRNFEGYIAAYSEPTDYTGPDMAVPEDWQRKEPGQSGIYGLMEGERISIEPKEFSESRNRPGTTQHRLNSREDKWAAYGVGGAGAVTDTAPDGMVQTPQPLESEPQPVSGD, from the coding sequence ATGCCCACCCCCATGACCCTGCACCCGCAGGCGACCGTCCGGTCCCAGCAGATGCTGCCCCGCAACCACCGTGCCCTCAAGTGGGCGGACGTGCCCGACGAGCAGTGGTATGACTGGAAATGGCAGCTCAAGAACCGCATCAACTCCGTCGAGGAACTGGAAGAGGTCATCCGCCTCACCGAGTCCGAGCGGGCGGGGGCGAGCGCCAAGGGCATCTTCCGGCTGGACATCACCCCGTACTTCGCCTCACTGATGGACCCCGAAGACCCCACCTGCCCGGTGCGGCGTCAGGTGATTCCCACCCACCACGAGCTGGAGCCCTTCACGGCGATGATGGAAGACTCCCTCGCGGAGGACAAGCACAGCCCCGTGCCCGGCTTGGTCCACCGCTACCCCGACCGGGTGCTGATGCTGGTCACGACCCAGTGCGCGTCCTACTGCCGCTACTGCACCCGCTCGCGCATCGTGGGGGACCCCTCCGAAACCTTCAACCCCGCCGAGTACGAGGCGCAGCTCAACTACCTGCGCAATACGCCGCAGGTGCGTGACGTGCTGCTCTCGGGCGGCGATCCGCTCACCCTCGCCCCGAAGGTGCTGGGCCGCCTGCTCTCCGAGCTGCGGAAGATCGAGCACATCGAGATCATCCGCATCGGCACCCGTGTGCCCGTCTTCATGCCCATGCGCGTGACGCAGGAACTGTGCGACGTGCTGGCGGAAAACCACCCGCTGTGGATGAACATCCACGTCAACCACCCCAAGGAGATCACGCCGGAGGTGGCCGATGCCTGCGACCGCCTCACGCGGGCGGGGGTACCCCTGGGCAACCAGAGCGTGCTGCTGCGCGGGGTGAACGACCACCCGGTGATCATGCAGAAGCTGCTGCGCGAACTCGTCAAGATTCGCGTGCGGCCCTACTACATCTACCAGTGCGACCTCGTGCACGGGGCCGGGCACCTGCGGACCACCGTGTCCAAGGGCCTGGAGATCATGGAGAGCCTGCGCGGGCACACCTCGGGCTACTCGGTGCCCACCTACGTGGTGGACGCGCCCGGCGGCGGCGGCAAGATTCCGGTCGCGCCCAACTACGTGCTCTCGCACAGCCCCGAGAAGCTGATCCTGCGCAACTTCGAGGGCTATATCGCCGCGTACTCCGAGCCCACCGACTACACCGGCCCCGACATGGCGGTGCCCGAGGACTGGCAGCGCAAGGAACCCGGCCAGAGCGGCATCTACGGCCTGATGGAAGGCGAGCGCATCTCCATCGAGCCCAAGGAGTTCAGTGAAAGCCGCAACCGCCCCGGCACGACCCAGCACCGCCTGAACAGCCGCGAGGACAAGTGGGCGGCCTACGGGGTCGGGGGTGCGGGTGCGGTGACCGACACAGCCCCCGACGGCATGGTGCAGACGCCTCAGCCGCTGGAGAGCGAGCCTCAACCCGTCAGCGGCGACTAA